Genomic segment of bacterium:
ACATGGCCTCGGCGCACTCGCTGGCCAGACTCGACGTCGCCGTCATGTTGATGTCGTTGCTCTCCCACACCCCAAAGGGCTCGCCCTGCGACACGGCGTTGAGCACGGTGGTCACGAAATAGCCGAAGCCGGGGTCTTGGCCTCGGGGCATCTCGGACCGGGCCCAGTGGACACCGTTCACCGCCGACACCCGGGCCACCGCAGCCTGGTCGGCCCGTAGCAGGGCGGCCTGCTCGCTGATGGCCTTGAGCACGCCGTAGTAGTTCACCGGGTTGGGGGGAGTGTGCTCATCGGCGCCCGCTTGGGTGCCGTCGAACACCCAGTCGGTAGATACCACAATCAGCTTGGCCCCGGACCGGTTGGCCGCCTCGGCCAGGGTGAGCGTGGCATCAACGTAGCTGCGCCAGGCCAGCTCCCGCTGGGCGTAAATGCCGTCGAGGTCGTTGAGGATCATGGAGTGGACGATCACGTCGGGGTCGAAGTGGGCCACGCTGGCCAGCGCGGCCTCGCTGTCGAGCAAATCCAGCGGCTCTGTGGTGTAGCCCTGGGGGTTGTCGGGCACGAAGGAGTGGACCGGGCAGTGGACTGTGGCGCGGTGGCGTTGGGTGAACACCTTGACGATGTTGGAACCGATGAAACCGGTCCCCCCGGTGACGTAGGCCCGCATCGCTCAGCCGATCTCGCGGCGGCGGTCGGCGGTGGTCGCTGGTGGTCTCATGGGGTGCTCCATTTCCGGTTCAGCCGATCTCGTCGATCCGCACCGGGCGGTGCTCGCGGACTGACTTCCACGCGGCTAGGCCGATCACCAGCGGGGCCCGGCCGTCGGCCAGGGCGACCGGCGACGGTGCGCCCTCCATCATCTCCACGAACGCCCCCCACTCGGCCAGATATGAGGGTATGTACCGCTCCAAGAAGAAGTAGGGCAGCGTGGGTGCGTGGGCGCCGTCGGCGGTTCGGGTGATCGCCGTGGCCACCAGCGGGTTCTCAGAGGCCGCCATCCCCGCTGAGCCGAACGCCTCTACCCGCTGGTCGTAGCCGTAGACCGCTTGGCGGCTGTTGTCGATGGTGCTGATGGCGCCGTTCTCGTGGGTGCAGACGATGACCGCGGTGTCGAGGTCGCCGACCTCGCCGATGGCCTGGTCGACCCGCACCGCGCCAATGGCGTACACCTCGGTGACCTCGCTTGCGGTGATGAACCGGATCATGTCGAAGTCGTGGATGGTCATGTCGCAGAAGATGCCCCCGGATTGGTCTAGGTACATCAGCGGCGGGGGCTCCGGATCACGGCTGGAGATGCGAACGAGGTGGACGTCGCCGACCTCTCCGGCCTCCACGCGGTCGCGCACATAGCGGTGGCTGGGATCGAAGCGTCGGTTGAATCCAACCTGCACGGGGATTCCAGCAGCTTCGGCGGCGGCGATGCCCCGGTCCACGTCGGCCAAATTGAGGGCCAGCGGCTTCTCCACGAAGACGGCTTTGCCGGCCTCGGCCGCCGCCACCAGCAGGTCGATATGGGTGTGAGTAGAGGAGCAGATGGCTACCGCGTCCACATCGGAGGCCCGCAGAATCTCGGCCGGGTCCGCGGCTTGATGAACCCCCAGTTCGCCGGCCAGGGCCGCAGAGGCATCGGCCACTACGTCATAGACCGCCGTCACTACGGCGTTGGGCACCTGCTTGGCGATCAGCTCGGCGTGCATCCGCCCGATCCGCCCACAGCCCAGCACCCCGATACGCGCCGGGATCATACCCCGGACTCCTCGGATTCGGCTTGCAGGCTTGAGACCACCCGGCCGTTTCGTATCTCCACGGGGTACAAGGTAAGGGGGTCGGTGGCCGGATACCGAACCGCCTCCCCGGTGCGGAGGTCGAAGCGGCCGTTGTGCTTGGGACACTCCACCAGGCAGTCGAGCACCACGCCCTCGGCTAGGTAGGCCTGGCCGTGAGTACACAGCCCCTCGGCACACACCAAAGTGCCGTCGCCCAAGCGGAACAGGGCGTAGGCCTCATCGCCCACTTCCACCTGCCGGGCCGATCCGGGGGTGAGGGCGTTGGCAGGCCCGAGATCGATCAGGCCGTCGTGGCGGTCGCCGGCCCACATGGTGTGCCCGGTGTTGACAAAGCAGCGACCGCCGTCGGTGGCCGCAGGCAGATCGCCGCGGGGCTCCTCGTAGGCTGAGTCGCGCCACTGGCGGCGCAGGGTGGACAGGATCTGCCGATAGGCCGACCAGGTGTTAGGCGATGCCGGAGCCAGGCAGTCCTTCACCTCTTGGTGCAAAGCGGGCAGGGAGTAGTAGGGCACGGTGGGGAATATGTGGTGTTCCACGTGGTAGTTCATGTTGGAGTACAAGAACCGGAAGACGGGATTCATATGCACGGTGCGGGTGTTGAGGCGGTGGTCGAGTACGTCCTCCTGCAATCCGGCGTGCTGGGTGATGGCGAAGAACACCATCAGCCAGGCCCCATATACGGTGGGCAGGCCGACGTAGAGCAACGGCACAATGGACCAGATGGCAATCGACCATGCCGTCACGCCGGCCAGGATGGCGATATAGGCCCGAGACTCCCACTTCAGCTTGCCCAGCTCGTCGGCAGGAATGAAAGAGCGGGCCTCGTCGTCGATGTCCCCGATGGCGTGCTTGGCAGCGCGGGCTACCAGCCGGGGCACGTTCATCAGCGGCAAGAAGACCAGTGCTACTCCCGTGGGGGAGGGGGGGCGGGGAAAGATGATCTCGGCGTCGCGTCCCACCACGATGGTGTCGGTGTGGTGGCGGACGTGCGACCAGCGCCACAGGGTGGGCTGGCGCAGCAGCATGAACGAAGCCAGGTAGTACACCACATCGTTGAGCCACTTGGTTCTGAAGGCCGTGCCATGGCCGCACTCATGCCAGCGGGAATCGCCGGCACCCCCGTAGAGCGCGCCGTAGGCGGCAAAGGCGGGGATGGCCCACCAAGTGCCTAGCGAGAGGAAGGCCAGGTAGCCGAACCCGGCCAAGAGCCCGAGCCAGGCAATCGTGTCGATGGCGGCCCGGGCGTTGCCCCTGACTTGCAGCTCGCGCAGGCGCTCCGGATTGATGGGCGGGCGGAACCACTCAGCTTCGACCAGGCCAGCGGTCGCGGCCCGGTCAGCCTCGGGACCACCGACCCGGTAGTCGCGCCGCTCGGTACTCACTTCTTCGCCCGGCCCACCTGGCTCATCGGTTCACCATCCCACCCGTTGATCGGCTCTGCCGGTGTCCATGGCGGCCCGGGCGGCCCGCACATCGGCGCTGGCGCTCACCTCGGGCACGCCCACTTCCCAGAACGAGCCGCCCTCGGTCCAGCGGTAAGCATGGGTATTCAGGGCGATCACATAGGTGCTCTCGGCGGCCCTGGCCCGGCCGAACGCGGCTTCGAGTTCGGCGATGGAGGTCACGGTCTCGGTTTCGCAGCCCATGGAGGCGGCGTGGGCTGCGAAGTCAACCGCGGTTGGTTCCTGCACTCGGGAGTCGGCGATGAGGTTGTTGAACGGCACGCCGCCCTGGGCCAGTTGCAGGCGGTTGATCACCGCGTAGCCGCCGTTGTCGCACACGATGACGATGAGTTTGTGGCCGGTGAGCACCGTGCTATAGAGATCGCTGTTCATCATGAGGTAGGAGCCGTCTCCCACCAGCACCACCACCTCCCGGTCGGGCAGGGCCATCTTGGCCCCCCATCCGCCGGAGATCTCATAGCCCATGCAGGAGTAGCCGTATTCGCAATCGAAGGAATGGACGGCCTGGCCCCGCCATCCATTGACCAGCTCGCCGGGGAATCCTCCGGCCGCGGCCAGCACATAGGTGGACTCATCGGCGGCCCGGTCCACCACTCCCACGACCTGGGCGTAGGTGGGCAGATCGGCGTCGGCCTCGGCATCGTCGGCAGATCGTCCGGCCGCTGCCACCGTCTCGGGGGCGGCGATCTTGTCGATGTAGGCGTGGTATTGCGAAGTCTCCGAAGAGGCCCGGTCTGACCACTCCTCGGGGGCCCGGCAATCACCCAGGGCCGCTCCCAGCTCGGTGAGGCCCTCGCGGGCGTCGGCCACCAGCGGCAGCGAGCGATGCTTGGTGGCGTCGAAGCGGGCCGCGTTCAGACCGATGATCTGCACGTCGTCGCCCCCACCGAACACCGTCCACGATCCGGTGACGAAGTCGCCCAGGCGGGTGCCCACCGCCAGCACCACATCGGCCTCGGCAGCCATGGCATTGGCCGAGGTGCACCCGGTGACGCCGATGGGGCCGCAATTCAGCCGGTGGTCGGCCACCAGCGAGGTGCGCCCGGCCACCGTCTCCACCACCGGGATGTTGTGGATCTCGGCGAAAGAGCGCAGCTCGTCTTCAGCCAGCGACCAGTGGACCCCGCCGCCGGCCACGATCAAAGGCCGCTCAGCGGCAACCAGCGCGGCCGCGGCCCGACGAAGCTCGCGGGTGTCGGGCCGGGGACGGCGGATCTCGTGGATGGCCTCCTCGAAGAAACGGGCGGGGAAGTCGTAGGCCTCGCCCTGGATGTCTTGGGGCAGACCGATGAAGGCCGGACCGCAGTCGCCGGGGTCGAGCATGGTATTGACGGCGTTGGGGAGCGACTGGACCAGCTGCTCGGGCGCGGTTATGCGATCCCAGTAGCGGACTACGGGTCGGAAGGCGTCGTTTGCCGTCACAGTCGGATTGTCGAAGTGCTCCACCTGCTGGAGCACGGGGTCGGGGATGCGGCTGTTGAAGGTGTCGCCGGCCAACAGCAGCAACGGCATCCGGTTGGCCATGGCCACTGCAGCCGCGGTCACCATGTTGGTGGCACCGGGGCCGATGGAGCTGGTGGCGGCCATGATACGGCGGCGGCGGTTGGCCTTGGCGTAGGCCACCGCGGCCAGGGCCATGCCCTGCTCGTTCTGACCCCGCCAGGTGGGCAGCGCCTCGCCGGCCTGCTCCAGATCATGGCCCAGACAGGTGACGTTGCCGTGGCCGAAAATGGCGAATACTCCTGCGAACAGGGGGACGGCCTGGCCGTCGATCTCGATGCGCTGGGCCGCCAGATAGCGCACCACGGCCCCCGAGGTTGTCAGGCGGATGGTTTCCATGGCTGCCCTCCCTTCAATCCATCCTCAGCGATACCACATCTTCCCAGGTGCCGGTCTCCCAGCTCTTCAGCATGGCCGCTTGCACGCTCACACAGGCGAGCGCCTGCTCCATGCCCGCACTGTGAGGCCGCCCCTCGGCCACCGCGGCGAGGAACTCGTGGTCTTGGATGGCCACCATGTCCTCGAAGCCAATGGAGTTGGCGTCGCCCGGTACGAAGACGCCGTGGAAGGGGTGGCGATCGCTGGCCCGAACGGTGGTGTAGCCCTGCTGGGGGTCGGACGCCCGGAAAAGCTGGAGTTCGTTCAATGTCTCGTGGTTCCAGCTCAAAGCCCCCTCGGTGCCGTAGACGTCGAAGGCCATTTGGCTTTGGGGACCGACGATGGCCCGGCTGGCCTCGAACATTCCATGGCTGCCGTTGGCAAACACAGCCAGCGCGCCGAAGTAGTCCTCGTTGGTGACCTCGCCGGTGGGATCACTGGGGCTGCCTCGGTCGTAGTGGGTCCCTGCCCCTGACGGCAGCGGGCGCTCCTTGATGAAGGTCTCACCGATGCCCACCACCCGGGTGATGGGGCCGTTCAGCATCAGGGCCAAATCCACCGCATGGCTCAAGATGTCGGTGGTGGCACCGTGCCCGGCTTGGTCGATGAGAAAGCGCCAGGAGAGCAGGCCCATGGGGTCAGCCCCGTACATCGAGAAGAACCGGCCCCGATAGTTGGAGATCTGCCCCAGTTGACCGGTGGCGATGAGCTCTCGGGCGTAGAGCACCAGGGGGGCGAAGCGGTAGTTGTAGCCCACCCCGGTGACGATCCCGGCCTTGCGGCAGGCCTGGGCGATTCGGGCGGTCTGGATAGGAGTGCCTCCCACCGGCTTCTCGCAGAACACGTGCTTTCCGGCTTCGGCGGCCGCGGTGGCCAA
This window contains:
- a CDS encoding sugar nucleotide-binding protein; the encoded protein is MRAYVTGGTGFIGSNIVKVFTQRHRATVHCPVHSFVPDNPQGYTTEPLDLLDSEAALASVAHFDPDVIVHSMILNDLDGIYAQRELAWRSYVDATLTLAEAANRSGAKLIVVSTDWVFDGTQAGADEHTPPNPVNYYGVLKAISEQAALLRADQAAVARVSAVNGVHWARSEMPRGQDPGFGYFVTTVLNAVSQGEPFGVWESNDINMTATSSLASECAEAMWLIAANPDAEGIFHCCGAEPVGRMELARTACDVFGHDPSLLRSVPPEPEMMASLGGARIPYDSSLGTPRTREVLGYEPLGTRALLERFKQEMDAGDLVPAITGTNTAKGG
- the iolG gene encoding inositol 2-dehydrogenase, with translation MIPARIGVLGCGRIGRMHAELIAKQVPNAVVTAVYDVVADASAALAGELGVHQAADPAEILRASDVDAVAICSSTHTHIDLLVAAAEAGKAVFVEKPLALNLADVDRGIAAAEAAGIPVQVGFNRRFDPSHRYVRDRVEAGEVGDVHLVRISSRDPEPPPLMYLDQSGGIFCDMTIHDFDMIRFITASEVTEVYAIGAVRVDQAIGEVGDLDTAVIVCTHENGAISTIDNSRQAVYGYDQRVEAFGSAGMAASENPLVATAITRTADGAHAPTLPYFFLERYIPSYLAEWGAFVEMMEGAPSPVALADGRAPLVIGLAAWKSVREHRPVRIDEIG
- a CDS encoding fatty acid desaturase; the protein is MSTERRDYRVGGPEADRAATAGLVEAEWFRPPINPERLRELQVRGNARAAIDTIAWLGLLAGFGYLAFLSLGTWWAIPAFAAYGALYGGAGDSRWHECGHGTAFRTKWLNDVVYYLASFMLLRQPTLWRWSHVRHHTDTIVVGRDAEIIFPRPPSPTGVALVFLPLMNVPRLVARAAKHAIGDIDDEARSFIPADELGKLKWESRAYIAILAGVTAWSIAIWSIVPLLYVGLPTVYGAWLMVFFAITQHAGLQEDVLDHRLNTRTVHMNPVFRFLYSNMNYHVEHHIFPTVPYYSLPALHQEVKDCLAPASPNTWSAYRQILSTLRRQWRDSAYEEPRGDLPAATDGGRCFVNTGHTMWAGDRHDGLIDLGPANALTPGSARQVEVGDEAYALFRLGDGTLVCAEGLCTHGQAYLAEGVVLDCLVECPKHNGRFDLRTGEAVRYPATDPLTLYPVEIRNGRVVSSLQAESEESGV
- the iolD gene encoding 3D-(3,5/4)-trihydroxycyclohexane-1,2-dione acylhydrolase (decyclizing), yielding METIRLTTSGAVVRYLAAQRIEIDGQAVPLFAGVFAIFGHGNVTCLGHDLEQAGEALPTWRGQNEQGMALAAVAYAKANRRRRIMAATSSIGPGATNMVTAAAVAMANRMPLLLLAGDTFNSRIPDPVLQQVEHFDNPTVTANDAFRPVVRYWDRITAPEQLVQSLPNAVNTMLDPGDCGPAFIGLPQDIQGEAYDFPARFFEEAIHEIRRPRPDTRELRRAAAALVAAERPLIVAGGGVHWSLAEDELRSFAEIHNIPVVETVAGRTSLVADHRLNCGPIGVTGCTSANAMAAEADVVLAVGTRLGDFVTGSWTVFGGGDDVQIIGLNAARFDATKHRSLPLVADAREGLTELGAALGDCRAPEEWSDRASSETSQYHAYIDKIAAPETVAAAGRSADDAEADADLPTYAQVVGVVDRAADESTYVLAAAGGFPGELVNGWRGQAVHSFDCEYGYSCMGYEISGGWGAKMALPDREVVVLVGDGSYLMMNSDLYSTVLTGHKLIVIVCDNGGYAVINRLQLAQGGVPFNNLIADSRVQEPTAVDFAAHAASMGCETETVTSIAELEAAFGRARAAESTYVIALNTHAYRWTEGGSFWEVGVPEVSASADVRAARAAMDTGRADQRVGW
- a CDS encoding Gfo/Idh/MocA family oxidoreductase; protein product: MTSPKRLGLAVVGFGWMGQAHTRSYLRLPTLFEDRAYDVDLVICSDNVESRRHAAISAFGFREATEDWRPAIEHPDVDVVVVCAPNMLHEPLATAAAEAGKHVFCEKPVGGTPIQTARIAQACRKAGIVTGVGYNYRFAPLVLYARELIATGQLGQISNYRGRFFSMYGADPMGLLSWRFLIDQAGHGATTDILSHAVDLALMLNGPITRVVGIGETFIKERPLPSGAGTHYDRGSPSDPTGEVTNEDYFGALAVFANGSHGMFEASRAIVGPQSQMAFDVYGTEGALSWNHETLNELQLFRASDPQQGYTTVRASDRHPFHGVFVPGDANSIGFEDMVAIQDHEFLAAVAEGRPHSAGMEQALACVSVQAAMLKSWETGTWEDVVSLRMD